A region from the Alnus glutinosa chromosome 5, dhAlnGlut1.1, whole genome shotgun sequence genome encodes:
- the LOC133869370 gene encoding nuclear transcription factor Y subunit A-7, with the protein MSSSANDLSDNSEADEHQKLSESQIHVTGMSLSGITTPNAQYPTPPQLGAGHAVAPAAYPYPDPYYRSIFAPYDAQPYPPQAYGGQPMVHLQLMGIQQAGVPLPSDAVEEPVFVNAKQYHGILRRRQSRAKAESENKAAKSRKPYLHESRHLHALRRARGCGGRFVNSKKNESHQNEMAAGDKSQSKINLNSDKGEIASSDGTS; encoded by the exons ATGAGTTCTTCTGCAAACGATCTTTCTG ATAATAGTGAAGCTGATGAGCACCAAAAGCTCTCAGAATCTCAGATTCATGTAACTGGAATGTCTCTTTCTGGTATCACTACTCCAAATGCTCAGTATCCAACACCTCCGCAGCTTGGAGCAGGACATGCTGTG GCACCAGCGGCTTATCCGTATCCAGATCCTTATTATAGAAGCATCTTTGCTCCCTATGATGCACAGCCGTATCCTCCACAGGCCTATGGTGGGCAACCAATG GTCCATCTTCAGTTGATGGGGATTCAGCAAGCTGGGGTTCCTTTGCCATCAGATGCGGTTGAGGAACCTGTGTTTGTGAACGCAAAACAATATCACGGCATCCTGCGACGTCGGCAGTCACGCGCAAAAGCTGAATCAGAAAATAAAGCCGCCAAGTCTCGAAAG CCATATTTGCATGAATCTCGACATTTGCATGCACTCAGAAGAGCTAGGGGATGTGGGGGTCGGTTTGTCAATTCGAAGAAAAATGAGAGCCATCAGAATGAGATGGCAGCAGGTGACAAATCGCAGTCCAAAATCAATCTGAACTCTGATAAAGGTGAGATTGCTTCCTCGGATGGCACATCCTGA